In one Drosophila gunungcola strain Sukarami chromosome 2R unlocalized genomic scaffold, Dgunungcola_SK_2 000004F, whole genome shotgun sequence genomic region, the following are encoded:
- the LOC128254389 gene encoding LOW QUALITY PROTEIN: RNA polymerase II subunit A C-terminal domain phosphatase (The sequence of the model RefSeq protein was modified relative to this genomic sequence to represent the inferred CDS: deleted 1 base in 1 codon): MQNIADEEGATPSRAAGGVAAAGAAEGDDGGGGEGGSGVGGVAAGGNNNSNNNSSGGVGGGGIIVLRAALGENETRAVINKWRVREGQFVSAAQILFLYQPVGEDGKPGKVTSGSGDSSSSSIQKYKSQRAGVVKKRLRKDGELLAKGDAILELSECIHTTVIKDMCADCGADLRQNENGQTSEASVPMVHTMPDLKVTQKLAQKLGHDDTRRLLADRKLVLLVDLDQTVIHTTNDTVPENIKGIYHFQLYGPHSPWYHTRLRPGTAEFLERMSQLYELHICTFGARNYAHMIAQLLDPEGKFFSHRILSRDECFNATSKTDNLKALFPNGDSMVCIIDDREDVWNMASNLIQVKPYHFFQHTGDINAPPGMSKHELDGEGVDFKEITEKKEDKEKTESSSVVKKEDSDKSDNTVSSTSKDDEGNEESVDVFELEGDAKDPEVSNSSSATEAPKESRDKLNGKTVAEEIMVIDDSSSGSPDADKAASDGEDVVVIDENSKESTKVEVEATPSEGNEVVASSTSSSEEKSQKADEDVATTSKSTPSIRVPLDGQKQIEIEDPDDYLLYLEVILRNIHKRFYAIYDETMEIPDLKIIVPKIRCEVLRGKNLVFSGLVPTQMKLEQSRAYFIAKSLGADVQPNIGKEITHLVAVNAGTYKVNAAKKEAAIKVVNANWLWTCAERWEHVEEKLFPLDRKVRNKGRQPPAHCHSPEHVVNYSERSEISPSSSKQQEEQSGNFRETLNPLLVFTNADIESMNKDYETFFESDSSSDEGPVNFENPPMDKKLLKRKREDDNSNRAHDFFTRSEDVMIGAPNVLEYDISSNEEGDDKDEDAEADDDDEMPSAKFRRGEELPSDLEIGSDSNSEKDPEDEDDGEWNMMGAALEREFLGLED; this comes from the exons ATGCAGAACATAGCGGACGAGGAGGGCGCGACGCCCAGCCGAGcggcagggggcgtggccgccGCTGGAGCAGCCGAGGGCGACGACGGCGGTGGAGGTGAAGGAGGAAGCGGTGTTGGAGGAGTAGCAGCAgggggcaacaacaacagcaacaacaacagcagcggcggcgttggcggcggcggcatcATTGTTTTGAGAGCTGCGCTGGGAGAGAACGAGACGAGAGCGGTAATCAATAAATGGCGGGTTCGCGAGGGACAATTCGTGTCGGCGGCCCAAATCCTGTTTCTCTACCAGCCCGTTGGCGAGGATGGCAAGCCCGGAAAAGTGACGTCCGGCAGCGGagactcctcctcctcttccatCCAGAAGTACAAGTCCCAGCGCGCCGGAGTC GTGAAGAAGCGGCTTCGCAAGGACGGGGAGCTACTGGCCAAGGG GGATGCCATTCTGGAGTTGTCCGAGTGCATACACACCACGGTCATCAAGGACATGTGCGCGGACTGCGGAGCCGACTTGCGTCAGAACGAGAAT GGACAGACATCGGAGGCGTCGGTGCCCATGGTGCACACCATGCCCGATCTTAAGGTCACCCAGAAACTGGCCCAGAAGCTCGGACACGACGACACCCGCCGCCTGCTGGCGGACAGGAAACTGGTGCTGCTCGTCGATCTCGACCAGACGGTGATCCACACCACCAACGACACGGTGCCGGAGAACATCAAGGGCATCTACCACTTCCAGCTGTACGGACCGCATTCCCCGTGGTACCACACGCGCCTGCGTCCCGGCACCGCCGAGTTCCTGGAGCGCATGTCCCAGCTGTACGAGCTGCACATCTGCACTTTCGGGGCGCGCAACTACGCGCACATGATTGCGCAGCTCCTGGATCCCGAGGGCAAGTTCTTCTCGCACAGGATTCTGTCCAGAGATGAGTGCTTCAATGCCACCAGCAAGACGGACAACTTAAA AGCTCTGTTTCCCAATGGCGATTCCATGGTGTGCATCATCGACGATCGGGAGGATGTGTGGAACATGGCCTCCAATTTGATTCAAGTGAAGCCCTACCACTTCTTTCAGCACACGGGCGACATCAATGCACCGCCCGGGATGTCCAAGCACGAGCTGGATGGCGAAGGTGTTGACTTTAAAG AGATTACCGAGAAAAAGGAGGACAAGGAAAAGACAGAATCCAGCAGCGTTGTGAAAAAAGAGGACAGCGATAAGAGCGACAATACTGTCTCGAGCACAAGTAAAGACGACGAAGGCAACGAGGAGTCGGTGGACGTCTTCGAACTGGAGGGCGACGCCAAGGACCCAGAGGTTTCCAACTCCTCCAGTGCCACAGAGGCGCCCAAAGAGTCGAGAGATAAGTTAAACGGCAAAACTGTCGCCGAGGAAATCATGGTTATAGACGACAGCTCATCAGGCTCACCAGATGCTGACAAGGCGGCCAGCGATGGCGAGGACGTAGTTGTTATTGATGAGAATTCCAAGGAGAGCACAAAAGTAGAGGTGGAAGCCACACCGTCTGAGGGAAACGAGGTGGTGGCTTCATCCACCAGCTCGTCGGAGGAGAAGAGCCAGAAGGCCGACGAAGATGTGGCCACCACGTCGAAGAGTACTCCCAGCATTCGGGTTCCACTCGACGGACAGAAGCAGATCGAGATCGAGGACCCCGACGACTATCTGCTGTATCTGGAGGTCATTCTGCGCAACATTCACAAGCGATTCTATGCCATCTACGACGAGACCATGGAGATACCCGACCTCAAGATCATCGTGCCCAAGATTCGGTGCGAAGTGCTGCGCGGCAAGAACCTGGTGTTCTCTGGCCTGGTGCCCACGCAAATGAAGCTGGAGCAGTCGCGGGCGTACTTCATTGCCAAGAGTCTGGGCGCCGATGTGCAGCCGAACATTGGCAAGGAGATCACCCATTTGGTGGCGGTCAATGCCGGCACCTACAAGGTGAACGCCGCCAAGAAGGAGGCCGCCATCAAGGTGGTAAATGCGAACTGGCTGTGGACCTGCGCCGAGCGCTGGGAGCACGTGGAGGAGAAGCTCTTCCCGCTGGATCGCAAGGTGCGCAACAAGGGCCGCCAGCCACCCGCCCATTGCCACAGTCCCGAGCACGTGGTCAACTACAGCGAGCGCTCGGAGATCTCGCCGTCGAGCAGcaagcagcaggaggagcagagCGGCAACTTCCGCGAAACGCTCAATCCCCTGCTGGTCTTCACCAACGCGGACATCGAGTCGATGAACAAGGACTACGAGACATTCTTCGAGTCGGACTCGTCCAGCGACGAGGGACCAGTGAACTTTG aaaatccaCCCATGGACAAGAAGCTGCTAAAGCGAAAACGTGAGGATGACAACTCCAATCGAGCCCATGACTTCTTCACACGCAGCGAGGATGTGATGATCGGAGCGCCAAACGTCTTGGAGTACGACATAAGCTCAAACGAGGAGGGCGACGACAAGGACGAGGATGCGGAGGCGGATGACGACGACGAGATGCCCAGCGCCAAGTTTCGACGAG gGGAAGAGCTGCCTTCCGATTTGGAGATTGGGTCCGACTCGAACAGCGAGAAGGATCcggaggacgaggacgacggcGAATGGAACATGATGGGCGCCGCCTTGGAGCGGGAGTTCCTCGGCCTGGAGGATTAG